The following proteins come from a genomic window of Gimesia chilikensis:
- a CDS encoding tetratricopeptide repeat protein → MGESLLMKGSNLTELYQQARQLLKERKVTEAVEIYQRIIGTKPTEKKAHTGLATVFFQLKKYPEAIEHFKTLSRLSPADASPYINMGAIYNRMGEYRQALDVLRKAVHKDKKSADAFYNMGIAHKGLNQLSMAVTAYKQAITFDPDMVDAHFNLGNVYLEMKNHTQAHMSFSRALEITPSFKKAINALKLLDVETTKEKAGFNPFGRLVDESTLRKKNVSIATRAITEEEREIDRRDLHKLCEEVQVAAESIIRDLKTGVTPSILNLNRCISQGAKHYTELAKVNEDFQKKLKTMNDMRKLLKHRMLEIRAHEELMNTIDMQ, encoded by the coding sequence GTGGGAGAATCTTTACTGATGAAAGGCTCAAATCTGACAGAACTCTACCAGCAGGCGCGTCAGTTACTGAAAGAGCGCAAGGTTACTGAGGCCGTTGAGATCTATCAGCGGATCATTGGTACCAAACCGACGGAAAAGAAAGCTCATACCGGACTGGCCACCGTTTTCTTTCAGCTCAAAAAATACCCGGAAGCGATCGAGCACTTCAAAACTCTCTCCAGGCTTTCCCCGGCCGATGCCTCTCCTTACATTAACATGGGAGCCATCTATAATCGCATGGGAGAATATCGGCAGGCTCTGGACGTGCTCCGCAAAGCGGTGCATAAGGATAAGAAATCGGCAGATGCGTTTTACAATATGGGCATCGCTCACAAAGGCCTGAATCAGCTCAGTATGGCGGTGACTGCTTACAAGCAGGCGATCACTTTCGACCCGGATATGGTCGATGCTCACTTTAACCTGGGTAATGTATATCTCGAAATGAAAAACCATACCCAGGCGCATATGAGCTTCAGCCGCGCCCTGGAAATCACGCCTTCCTTCAAAAAAGCGATCAATGCCCTCAAACTTCTCGATGTTGAAACGACCAAAGAGAAAGCTGGCTTCAATCCCTTCGGTAGACTCGTCGATGAATCAACGCTACGTAAAAAGAACGTTTCGATTGCAACGCGAGCCATTACCGAAGAAGAACGCGAAATCGATCGCAGGGACCTGCATAAACTCTGTGAAGAAGTGCAGGTTGCGGCGGAGAGTATTATCCGCGATCTGAAAACGGGGGTCACTCCCTCGATTCTGAACCTCAACCGTTGTATCTCGCAGGGGGCAAAACATTACACTGAACTGGCCAAGGTGAATGAGGACTTCCAGAAAAAACTCAAAACGATGAACGATATGCGGAAACTGCTCAAACATCGCATGCTGGAAATCCGTGCTCATGAAGAGCTGATGAATACGATCGACATGCAGTAA
- a CDS encoding winged helix-turn-helix domain-containing protein, whose protein sequence is MSVEIESHQVESIGVVAGLVWQYLSENEPVTLSKLSREIDAPRDLVMQAVGWLGREGKISFHKGSRSKLISLKEE, encoded by the coding sequence ATGTCAGTGGAAATTGAGTCGCACCAGGTCGAGAGCATCGGAGTCGTTGCAGGCCTCGTCTGGCAATATTTGAGCGAGAATGAGCCGGTTACATTAAGCAAATTGTCTCGTGAAATAGATGCTCCCCGCGATCTGGTAATGCAGGCCGTAGGCTGGTTGGGCCGTGAAGGAAAAATTAGCTTTCATAAAGGCTCTCGCAGCAAACTCATTTCTCTGAAGGAAGAATAG